A part of Corynebacterium afermentans subsp. lipophilum genomic DNA contains:
- the ftsR gene encoding transcriptional regulator FtsR yields the protein MSAIRQTAPAATPAKPAKAAKATKTAKTMSIGVVLERLRTEFPDVTVSKIRFLESEGLITPQRTASGYRRFTEEDVERLRYILVTQRDNYLPLKVIREQLEAMDSGHVTAILSAGESEPMISPENFRAPAATQLTDTDVAEQAQADPSTVEEYIKVGLITPDAAGLFTADDVRTVTTALSLSEFGFDARHLKTLRTAAARQADMINQVAEPVSKSGKVTAKQKAEEIGQQMSALVVSLHASLVKNELRKQLGS from the coding sequence GTGAGCGCAATCCGTCAGACGGCACCTGCCGCTACCCCCGCGAAGCCGGCAAAGGCCGCCAAGGCAACCAAGACCGCGAAGACGATGTCCATCGGCGTGGTACTTGAACGTCTGCGCACCGAGTTTCCGGACGTGACCGTCTCCAAGATCCGCTTCCTCGAGTCCGAAGGGCTCATCACGCCGCAGCGCACCGCCTCCGGCTACCGCCGCTTCACCGAGGAAGACGTGGAGCGTTTGCGCTACATCCTGGTCACGCAGCGAGACAACTACCTGCCGCTGAAGGTCATCCGCGAACAACTCGAGGCGATGGATTCGGGTCACGTCACCGCGATCCTTTCCGCGGGCGAGTCCGAGCCGATGATCTCCCCGGAGAACTTCCGTGCGCCGGCTGCGACGCAGCTGACCGACACGGACGTGGCGGAGCAGGCCCAGGCCGATCCGTCCACCGTGGAGGAGTACATCAAGGTCGGCCTGATCACCCCGGATGCTGCCGGGCTGTTCACGGCCGACGACGTTCGCACCGTCACCACCGCGCTGTCGCTGTCCGAGTTCGGCTTCGACGCCCGCCACCTGAAAACGCTGCGCACGGCGGCTGCCCGCCAGGCAGACATGATTAACCAGGTCGCGGAGCCGGTGTCCAAATCAGGCAAGGTCACCGCGAAGCAGAAGGCTGAGGAGATCGGCCAGCAGATGTCCGCGCTGGTGGTGTCCCTGCACGCGTCGCTGGTGAAAAACGAGCTGCGCAAGCAGCTGGGGAGCTAA
- the odhI gene encoding oxoglutarate dehydrogenase inhibitor Odhl encodes MSDNTPQNQVETTSVFRADLLKEMESGAATSADTAAGADQLSDGEALLVVKRGPNAGARFLLDQDSTTAGRHPEADIFLDDVTVSRRHAEFRRNDGGYEVVDVGSLNGTYVNREPRNSQELTNGDEIQIGKFRLVFITAGN; translated from the coding sequence ATGAGCGACAACACGCCGCAGAACCAGGTCGAAACCACCTCGGTATTCCGCGCAGACCTGCTCAAGGAGATGGAGTCCGGAGCTGCGACGTCTGCGGACACCGCCGCCGGTGCGGACCAGCTGTCGGATGGGGAGGCGCTCCTTGTAGTCAAGCGCGGCCCGAACGCCGGTGCGCGCTTCCTGCTGGACCAGGATTCCACCACCGCAGGCCGCCACCCGGAGGCGGACATCTTCCTCGACGACGTGACCGTGTCTCGTCGTCACGCAGAGTTCCGCCGCAACGACGGCGGCTACGAAGTCGTGGACGTGGGCTCGCTCAACGGCACTTACGTCAACCGCGAGCCGCGCAACTCCCAGGAGCTGACCAACGGCGACGAAATCCAGATTGGTAAATTCCGTCTGGTCTTCATCACCGCCGGCAACTAG